A genomic window from Canis lupus familiaris isolate Mischka breed German Shepherd chromosome 32, alternate assembly UU_Cfam_GSD_1.0, whole genome shotgun sequence includes:
- the LOC119877792 gene encoding 26S proteasome regulatory subunit 10B: MADPRDKALQDYRKKLLEHKEIDGRLKELREQLKELTKQYEKSENDLKALQSVGQIVGEVLKQLTEEKFIVKATNGPRYVVGCRRQLDKSKLKPGTRVALDMTTLTIMRYLPREVDPLVYNMSHEDPGNVSYSEIGGLSEQIRELREVIELPLTNPELFQRVGIIPPKGCLLYGPPGTGKTLLARAVASQLDCNFLKVVSSSIVDKYIGESARLIREMFNYARDHQPCIIFMDEIDAIGGRRFSEGTSADREIQRTLMELLNQMDGFDTLHRVKMIMATNRPDTLDPALLRPGRLDRKIHIDLPNEQARLDILKIHAGPITKHGEIDYEAIVKLSDGFNGADLRNVCTEAGMFAIRADHDFVVQEDFMKAVRKVADSKKLESKLDYKPV; encoded by the coding sequence ATGGCGGACCCAAGAGATAAGGCGCTTCAGGACTACCGCAAGAAGCTGCTGGAGCACAAGGAGATCGACGGCCGTCTCAAGGAGTTAAGGGAACAATTAAAAGAACTTACCAAGCAGTATGAAAAGTCTGAAAATGATCTGAAGGCCCTACAAAGTGTTGGGCAGATTGTGGGTGAAGTACTTAAGCAACTAACTGAAGAAAAATTCATTGTTAAAGCTACAAATGGACCAAGATATGTTGTGGGTTGTCGTCGACAGCTTGACAAAAGTAAGCTGAAGCCAGGAACAAGAGTTGCTTTGGATATGACTACACTAACTATCATGAGATATTTGCCAAGAGAAGTGGATCCATTGGTCTACAACATGTCTCATGAGGACCCTGGGAATGTTTCTTATTCTGAGATTGGAGGACTATCAGAACAGATTCGGGAATTAAGAGAGGTGATAGAATTACCTCTTACAAACCCAGAATTATTCCAGCGTGTAGGGATAATACCTCCAAAAGGCTGTTTGTTATATGGACCACCAGGTACAGGAAAAACACTCTTGGCTCGAGCTGTTGCTAGCCAGCTAGACTGCAATTTCTTAAAGGTTGTATCTAGTTCTATTGTAGACAAGTACATTGGTGAAAGTGCTCGTTTGATCAGAGAAATGTTTAATTATGCCAGGGATCACCAACCATGCATTATTTTTATGGATGAAATAGATGCTATTGGTGGTCGTCGGTTTTCTGAGGGTACTTCAGCTGATAGAGAGATTCAGAGAACTTTAATGGAGTTACTGAATCAAATGGATGGGTTTGATACTCTACATAGAGTTAAAATGATCATGGCTACAAACAGACCAGATACACTGGATCCTGCTTTGCTTCGTCCAGGAAGATTagatagaaaaatacatattgattTGCCAAACGAACAAGCAAGATTAGATATATTGAAAATCCATGCAGGTCCCATTACAAAGCATGGTGAAATAGATTATGAGGCAATTGTGAAGCTTTCAGATGGCTTTAATGGAGCAGACCTGAGAAATGTTTGTACTGAAGCAGGTATGTTTGCAATTCGTGCTGATCATGATTTTGTAGTACAGGAAGACTTCATGAAAGCAGTCAGAAAAGTGGCTGATTCTAAGAAGCTAGAGTCTAAATTGGACTACAAACCTGTGTAA